One window of the Ureibacillus sp. FSL W7-1570 genome contains the following:
- the sulP gene encoding sulfate permease: protein MDKIWRGRFEGYSFNSFKRDLVSGTIVGIVAIPLAMSFAIASGVKPEYGIYTAIIAGILISLLGGSKYQIGGPTGAFVPVLLGVVLVYGYEDLLLAGLMAGVMLVLMGVFRLGILIQYIPRPVTIGFTAGIAVIIFTGQIANFLGLTGLKQHERFIDNMQEIATHLNTINIYSIVVAFLCLVTLLITPKVMPKVPGPLMGIILSSVVAAVFFNGQVATIGSTYGAIPNTLPEFRLPEITADRMVSLLGPAFVIAMLGAIESLLSAVVADGMTNSKHNSNRELIGQGIANIVTPLFGGIPATGAIARTATNIKFGAASPFSGVIHGLFVLVTLLLFAPLAVHIPLASLAPVLMVVAWNMSERKHFAHVLKLKSGDSLVLVITFLLTVFTSLTIAVMVGLLLAVILFVKRMSDMLIVSKVLPDHKNNGKVHSHVVSEARDCPQISIYTVEGPLFFGAAQTFEERILKSIHYHPKILVLRMGKVPFIDATGEAYLRNIVRNFKSQGGKLLVTGVQPSMKMLLDKSGLTKEIGEDNFFERTGEAIDCALRCINRNQCIGCKHFAFRECEELSTTKIS from the coding sequence ATGGATAAAATATGGCGGGGTAGATTTGAAGGATATTCATTCAATTCTTTTAAAAGGGATCTAGTTTCGGGGACAATTGTTGGAATCGTAGCCATTCCGTTGGCGATGTCTTTTGCGATTGCTTCCGGGGTCAAACCGGAGTACGGAATTTATACGGCCATTATTGCGGGGATTCTTATTTCTTTGTTAGGGGGATCAAAATATCAAATCGGCGGGCCGACGGGGGCATTTGTTCCCGTATTGTTGGGAGTCGTGCTTGTCTATGGTTATGAAGATTTGTTGCTTGCAGGTTTAATGGCGGGTGTGATGCTCGTATTAATGGGTGTTTTTCGGTTGGGCATACTCATCCAATATATCCCTAGACCCGTGACGATCGGCTTTACAGCTGGAATTGCCGTCATCATTTTTACAGGGCAAATTGCCAATTTTCTCGGTTTAACCGGATTAAAGCAGCATGAACGTTTTATCGACAACATGCAAGAAATCGCAACCCATTTGAATACAATCAATATCTATAGCATCGTGGTAGCATTTTTGTGCCTGGTGACACTCCTCATCACGCCTAAAGTGATGCCAAAAGTGCCGGGGCCATTGATGGGCATTATTTTATCTTCTGTTGTTGCAGCCGTCTTTTTTAATGGACAAGTGGCAACGATTGGATCAACCTATGGAGCGATTCCAAACACATTGCCGGAATTCCGGTTGCCGGAGATTACGGCGGATCGGATGGTTTCCCTGTTGGGGCCGGCTTTTGTCATTGCGATGTTGGGTGCGATTGAATCATTGTTATCTGCGGTTGTAGCGGATGGCATGACGAACAGCAAACACAATTCGAATCGCGAATTGATCGGACAAGGGATCGCGAACATCGTGACGCCACTCTTTGGCGGAATACCTGCGACAGGTGCTATTGCCAGAACAGCCACCAATATTAAGTTTGGCGCCGCTTCCCCTTTTTCCGGAGTCATTCATGGTTTATTCGTCCTTGTTACATTATTGTTGTTTGCGCCGCTTGCAGTGCATATACCGCTCGCGAGCTTGGCCCCTGTGTTAATGGTTGTCGCCTGGAATATGAGTGAACGGAAACATTTTGCCCATGTATTAAAATTGAAATCCGGTGACTCCCTTGTGTTGGTCATCACTTTTTTGCTTACCGTTTTTACAAGTTTGACCATCGCGGTCATGGTGGGATTATTGCTTGCCGTCATTTTATTTGTGAAGCGGATGAGCGATATGCTGATTGTGTCGAAAGTATTGCCGGACCATAAAAATAACGGGAAAGTACATTCCCATGTGGTAAGCGAAGCGCGGGATTGTCCGCAAATCAGCATTTACACGGTGGAAGGGCCGTTGTTTTTCGGTGCGGCCCAAACCTTTGAAGAACGGATTTTAAAATCCATCCATTATCATCCAAAAATCCTCGTGCTTCGCATGGGGAAAGTGCCTTTTATTGATGCGACGGGTGAGGCCTATTTGAGAAATATAGTCCGCAACTTCAAATCCCAGGGTGGAAAGCTCCTTGTAACAGGGGTGCAGCCAAGCATGAAGATGCTTTTGGATAAAAGCGGATTGACGAAAGAAATCGGGGAAGACAATTTCTTTGAACGCACCGGTGAAGCGATTGATTGCGCTTTGAGATGCATTAACCGGAATCAGTGCATCGGCTGCAAACATTTCGCATTCAGGGAATGTGAGGAATTATCAACAACCAAAATCAGCTAA
- a CDS encoding IS1182 family transposase: MFKYYNMNQLVLPLDLEIKLQENDIAFHIHHLVESIPDEAFQPFLRNTGCPAYHPRMMLKIILCAYSQSVFSGRKIEALLKDSIRMMWLAQGYEPSYRTINRFRVHPEVKELIRQCFVQFRCQLVEEKLIDQEAIFIDGTKIEANANKFTFVWKKSIEKYNQSLIEKSNQLYNELLEKEIIPEMERESDGELSVEELAQMVQQVDEVITEYDQKIEASPDATERKALRSERKYPKRVYKQLIDLILRKQKYQKDFEILGERNSYSKTDLDATFMRMKDDYMKNGQLKAGYNVQIATEGQYALAYSIFPNPTDTRTLIPFLNEIEKHYFPLPKYIVADAGYGSEQNYEDILSNRKCEALIPYTMYEKEQKKKYKQNPFHPDNWMYDEESDTYICPNQQRVTFRYRSVRTDKTGFKRELKIYECENCSGCPFRSSCTKAKEGNHRKVMVNEKWERQKEYVRAKLSEEKAGSIFRQRKMDVEPVFGFLKANLRFTRFSVRGKSKVENEMGIALMAVNLRKYTANKDQLTKNNGEKWKKENLSWLKFSFFLF; this comes from the coding sequence ATGTTCAAATATTATAACATGAATCAATTAGTTTTGCCTCTAGATTTAGAAATAAAATTACAAGAAAATGATATTGCCTTCCACATTCACCATTTAGTTGAAAGTATTCCAGATGAAGCCTTCCAGCCGTTTCTTCGAAATACAGGTTGTCCTGCTTATCATCCACGCATGATGCTAAAAATTATTTTGTGTGCTTATTCCCAATCAGTCTTTTCAGGTCGGAAAATTGAAGCCCTTTTAAAGGACAGTATTCGGATGATGTGGTTGGCACAAGGCTATGAACCAAGTTATCGGACGATCAATCGTTTTCGTGTGCATCCGGAAGTAAAAGAATTAATTCGTCAATGTTTTGTCCAATTCCGTTGCCAACTGGTGGAAGAAAAATTAATCGATCAAGAAGCTATTTTTATCGATGGTACGAAGATTGAAGCGAATGCCAATAAATTTACTTTCGTATGGAAGAAATCCATTGAAAAATACAACCAAAGCTTAATTGAAAAATCCAATCAGCTCTACAACGAACTGTTAGAGAAGGAAATCATCCCTGAAATGGAGCGGGAAAGTGATGGGGAATTGTCCGTAGAAGAACTCGCTCAAATGGTGCAACAAGTCGATGAAGTGATTACGGAATATGACCAAAAGATAGAAGCATCGCCCGATGCCACAGAACGAAAAGCATTAAGAAGCGAACGGAAATATCCGAAGCGAGTGTACAAACAGTTGATTGACTTGATTTTACGTAAACAAAAGTATCAAAAAGACTTCGAAATCTTGGGTGAACGGAATAGTTATTCCAAAACAGACTTAGATGCGACGTTCATGCGAATGAAAGACGACTATATGAAAAACGGTCAATTGAAGGCTGGATACAACGTACAAATCGCAACAGAAGGTCAATACGCACTAGCTTATAGCATCTTTCCAAATCCTACTGATACACGTACATTGATTCCGTTCTTGAATGAGATTGAGAAGCATTATTTTCCATTGCCAAAATATATTGTCGCAGATGCTGGTTATGGTAGTGAACAGAACTATGAGGACATCCTTTCGAATCGAAAATGTGAGGCACTTATTCCATATACCATGTATGAGAAAGAACAAAAGAAGAAATATAAACAAAACCCATTTCATCCAGACAATTGGATGTACGACGAAGAAAGTGATACCTACATTTGTCCGAATCAGCAGCGAGTAACCTTCCGTTATCGTTCTGTACGTACCGATAAGACCGGTTTTAAACGAGAATTGAAAATCTATGAATGTGAAAACTGTTCAGGATGTCCATTTCGTTCATCATGCACAAAAGCAAAGGAAGGCAATCACCGAAAGGTCATGGTGAATGAAAAATGGGAACGACAAAAAGAATATGTAAGAGCGAAGCTTTCAGAAGAAAAAGCAGGTTCTATTTTCCGTCAACGTAAAATGGACGTAGAACCAGTTTTTGGATTCTTGAAGGCTAATTTGCGTTTCACTCGATTTTCCGTCCGAGGAAAATCGAAGGTGGAAAATGAAATGGGGATTGCCTTAATGGCCGTGAATTTACGGAAATACACGGCCAACAAAGATCAACTGACCAAAAATAATGGAGAGAAATGGAAAAAGGAGAATTTGAGTTGGCTCAAATTCTCCTTTTTCCTATTTTGA
- the spoIIAA gene encoding anti-sigma F factor antagonist codes for MNYEINMENDIAIIRLYGELDHHEAEKIRTDISKTILKGKLHTIIWNLERLNFMDSSGVGLILGRMRELNAVNGQTIILNPSNTMKKIFQFSGLSKYVMEGKEEEAILYARGIVNG; via the coding sequence ATGAATTATGAAATCAATATGGAAAATGATATTGCAATTATCCGACTCTATGGCGAATTGGATCATCATGAAGCCGAAAAAATTCGAACAGACATTTCCAAAACGATTTTGAAAGGGAAATTACACACCATTATTTGGAATTTAGAGAGATTGAATTTTATGGACAGTTCAGGAGTTGGCCTCATCTTGGGCCGCATGCGGGAGTTGAATGCGGTCAATGGACAAACGATCATCCTCAATCCATCCAATACGATGAAAAAAATATTTCAATTTTCCGGGTTAAGCAAGTATGTGATGGAGGGTAAAGAAGAAGAGGCTATTTTATATGCAAGGGGGATTGTGAATGGATAA
- the spoIIAB gene encoding anti-sigma F factor, with the protein MDNEMTLSFVALSENESLARIAITSFVAQLDPTIDELSEFKTIVSEAVSNAIIHGYDEDGKGIVTVHAVREGDVVSVAVKDEGKGIPDIKKAMEPLFTTKPDMERSGMGFTIMESFADHLQVESEPGVGTVVTFSKKFHSMKMKQIS; encoded by the coding sequence ATGGATAATGAAATGACACTATCATTCGTAGCATTAAGCGAAAATGAAAGCTTGGCGAGAATTGCCATCACAAGTTTTGTGGCTCAATTGGATCCAACGATCGACGAACTTTCCGAATTTAAAACCATCGTATCGGAAGCTGTCTCCAATGCAATTATTCATGGATATGACGAGGATGGCAAAGGGATTGTCACAGTCCATGCGGTTCGCGAAGGCGATGTTGTTTCGGTTGCTGTGAAAGATGAAGGAAAAGGGATTCCGGATATTAAAAAAGCGATGGAGCCTTTGTTCACTACAAAACCGGATATGGAACGTTCCGGCATGGGCTTTACGATTATGGAAAGTTTCGCGGATCATCTTCAAGTGGAATCGGAACCGGGTGTTGGAACGGTTGTTACTTTTTCCAAAAAATTTCACTCCATGAAAATGAAGCAAATTTCTTAA
- a CDS encoding SigF/SigG family RNA polymerase sporulation sigma factor: MRTIEQPSNVLLTQEKMRELIRLAQAGDMEARKQMIEGNTRLVWSIVQRFASRGVELEDLFQIGCIGLMKSVDKFDLSYDVKFSTYAVPMIIGEIQRFLRDDGMVKVSRSIRELNFKIRQVTDEYLKTNEKPPSVSELAEMLGVSQDEILMATDAMRDPASLHEQLFESEGDSITLMDQMKDEKSELPFQYISLKEVLKKLDKREQAIIYLRYYHDLTQTDIAERLGISQVQVSRLEKKILAQLKEWMDTSSTTTRKTKKTVNK; the protein is encoded by the coding sequence ATGAGGACAATCGAACAGCCGTCCAATGTTTTGTTGACGCAGGAAAAAATGCGGGAGTTGATCAGGCTCGCACAAGCTGGAGATATGGAAGCACGGAAACAAATGATTGAAGGGAATACGCGGCTTGTTTGGTCGATTGTTCAACGCTTTGCTTCTCGCGGGGTAGAGCTTGAAGATCTATTCCAAATTGGTTGTATCGGTTTAATGAAATCAGTGGATAAATTTGATTTATCGTATGACGTTAAATTTTCAACCTATGCGGTACCGATGATTATTGGTGAAATACAGCGTTTTTTGCGTGATGACGGCATGGTGAAAGTGAGCCGCTCCATCCGGGAATTGAATTTTAAAATACGTCAAGTGACCGATGAATATTTAAAGACCAATGAGAAGCCACCTTCAGTCTCGGAATTGGCCGAAATGCTCGGTGTATCACAGGATGAAATCTTAATGGCGACCGATGCCATGAGAGATCCTGCTTCTCTCCATGAACAACTGTTTGAATCAGAGGGAGATTCCATCACGTTAATGGATCAAATGAAGGATGAAAAATCCGAATTGCCATTTCAATATATTTCTTTGAAAGAAGTGTTGAAAAAACTCGATAAGAGAGAGCAAGCGATTATTTACTTGCGCTATTATCACGATTTGACCCAGACGGATATCGCCGAAAGACTTGGCATTTCCCAAGTACAAGTCTCGAGGCTTGAAAAGAAAATTTTGGCCCAATTGAAAGAATGGATGGATACATCATCAACGACAACAAGAAAAACAAAAAAGACGGTGAATAAATGA
- a CDS encoding spore germination protein, with the protein MTNRIFASKEDAKEFLYSKFGKDESFDVCIKDVYVKKLPVLCVYISGLVDGSTLTDQLAPLYFDSDDNGQVPAEDINDDTYFDNTFNFYGKSEPKDKEEFLLGVLSGQVGFVTLHGFAYLLELRNYPGRQPEEPDNEKVIRGSRDGFAENIMINTALIRRRIRSPELRFEMHKITSNGRTDVAIAYIKDIVNDQHLKWVKQRIEEIKHDGLTMADKTLEEWIFKQKFHPVPFVRYSERPDIVAAHLLEGHIAIIVDTSPSVILLPITIFHLMQHAEEYRQSALVGSTVRLLRYSAIILSLTLMPIWYLLATHEEYLPEALDFIGAKEESNIPLLLQVFIADLGLEYLRIAAIHTPTPLSTAMGLVAGVIIGQIAIDVGLFSPEVVLYSAVVAIFTFAIPTFELSVSIKYFRFIVLVLTALFGPSGFFIGFFFIFSYFCSLRPMQIPYMWPLVPFFPKAFLRVFIRFPMADDALRPYIVGAKQRKRT; encoded by the coding sequence ATGACGAACAGAATTTTTGCATCCAAAGAAGACGCAAAAGAATTCTTGTATTCAAAATTTGGAAAAGATGAATCTTTTGATGTTTGTATCAAAGATGTTTATGTGAAAAAATTACCGGTGTTATGCGTGTATATAAGCGGGCTTGTTGACGGAAGTACCCTCACTGATCAATTGGCTCCGCTTTACTTTGATAGCGATGATAATGGGCAAGTTCCGGCTGAGGACATCAATGACGACACTTATTTCGACAATACTTTCAATTTCTATGGAAAATCCGAGCCGAAAGACAAGGAAGAATTTTTGCTGGGTGTCTTAAGCGGCCAAGTAGGCTTTGTTACACTACATGGATTTGCCTATTTGTTAGAGTTGAGAAACTATCCAGGTCGTCAGCCGGAAGAGCCGGATAATGAAAAAGTCATTCGAGGTTCCCGTGACGGTTTTGCGGAAAATATTATGATCAATACGGCACTCATTCGCAGGAGAATTCGGAGTCCTGAGCTGCGATTTGAAATGCACAAAATCACTTCAAATGGCAGAACCGATGTAGCGATTGCTTACATTAAAGATATCGTCAATGATCAACATTTAAAATGGGTGAAACAAAGAATCGAAGAAATCAAACACGATGGATTGACAATGGCCGACAAAACCTTGGAGGAATGGATCTTTAAGCAAAAGTTCCATCCGGTGCCTTTTGTTCGATATTCTGAGAGACCGGACATCGTTGCTGCCCACCTCCTTGAAGGCCATATCGCCATCATTGTTGATACTTCCCCATCCGTCATTTTGCTGCCGATTACAATATTCCACTTGATGCAGCATGCGGAGGAATATAGGCAATCGGCACTTGTCGGTTCTACTGTTCGGCTGTTGCGCTATTCGGCCATTATTTTAAGTTTAACATTGATGCCTATATGGTATTTGCTGGCCACCCATGAAGAATATTTACCGGAAGCGCTTGATTTTATCGGTGCGAAAGAAGAATCGAATATACCGCTCTTGCTTCAAGTTTTCATTGCCGATTTAGGGTTGGAATATTTGCGGATTGCTGCGATTCATACACCAACGCCGCTATCCACTGCCATGGGGTTGGTAGCGGGCGTTATCATCGGGCAAATTGCCATCGATGTTGGATTATTCTCGCCGGAAGTGGTTCTTTATTCGGCGGTTGTAGCGATCTTTACTTTTGCGATTCCAACCTTTGAATTGAGCGTTTCCATTAAATATTTCCGTTTTATCGTGCTGGTGTTGACAGCTTTATTTGGACCAAGCGGATTTTTCATCGGCTTTTTCTTTATTTTTTCGTATTTCTGCTCACTTCGGCCGATGCAAATCCCCTATATGTGGCCGCTTGTACCGTTTTTCCCAAAAGCTTTCTTGAGGGTATTTATCCGATTCCCGATGGCGGACGATGCGCTCAGACCTTACATTGTCGGAGCGAAACAGCGAAAACGGACTTAA
- the lysA gene encoding diaminopimelate decarboxylase — protein MHLFGTQTIGENGHLHIGGVDAVELAKEYGTPVIVYDLELVRNRARAFRETFEKHGVKAQVAYASKAFSCIAIYQFVNEENLSLDVVSGGELYTALKANFPVERIHFHGNNKSYDELNLAFDAKIGCIVVDNFYEIELLKEISESRKQSMNILLRVTPGVEAHTHDFITTGQADSKFGFDLNNGQADEAFQLVVDHEYLNLLGLHCHIGSQIFETDGFSLAAGKLIEKIDDWNKKYNFECKVLNLGGGFGIRYTEEDRPLEPHVYVEEMIKTVKEETAKRSLSMPEIWIEPGRSLVGDAGTTLYTIGSHKTVPNIREYIAVDGGMSDNIRPALYDAKYDAVIANKANEPKEYKYTVAGKLCESGDKLIVDAPLQKAEPGDILAIFCTGAYGYSMASNYNRVPRPAVVFVENGKHQLAIRRESYDDLILNDMEYQLNKVNQL, from the coding sequence ATGCACTTATTCGGAACACAAACAATCGGAGAAAATGGTCATTTACATATCGGTGGAGTTGATGCGGTAGAGCTTGCAAAAGAGTACGGAACTCCGGTAATCGTTTATGACCTCGAATTAGTCAGAAATCGGGCACGCGCATTTAGAGAAACGTTTGAAAAACATGGTGTGAAAGCACAAGTCGCATATGCTTCAAAGGCATTTTCATGTATCGCAATCTATCAATTTGTGAATGAGGAAAATTTATCTTTGGATGTCGTTTCCGGTGGAGAATTATATACGGCCCTAAAGGCAAACTTTCCGGTGGAACGCATTCACTTCCACGGAAACAATAAATCCTATGATGAATTGAATCTCGCATTTGATGCAAAAATTGGATGCATCGTAGTGGATAATTTCTATGAAATTGAGTTATTGAAAGAGATTTCCGAATCACGGAAACAATCTATGAATATTTTATTGCGGGTGACACCGGGGGTAGAAGCCCATACGCATGATTTCATCACAACAGGTCAAGCGGATTCCAAATTCGGTTTTGACTTGAATAACGGTCAGGCTGATGAAGCGTTTCAATTGGTTGTGGATCATGAATATTTAAATTTATTGGGTCTGCATTGTCATATAGGTTCCCAAATTTTTGAAACAGACGGTTTCAGTTTAGCCGCTGGAAAATTGATCGAAAAAATTGATGATTGGAATAAAAAATACAACTTTGAATGTAAAGTCCTCAATTTAGGAGGAGGTTTCGGTATCCGCTATACGGAGGAAGATCGTCCACTTGAACCTCATGTGTATGTGGAAGAAATGATCAAAACGGTGAAGGAAGAAACCGCAAAACGCAGTTTATCCATGCCGGAAATTTGGATTGAACCAGGCCGTTCTTTAGTGGGGGATGCAGGAACGACACTATATACGATCGGTTCACATAAAACCGTTCCAAATATTCGCGAATATATCGCCGTTGACGGAGGAATGAGCGACAACATCCGCCCGGCATTGTACGATGCAAAATACGATGCGGTGATTGCCAATAAAGCGAACGAACCAAAAGAATACAAATATACAGTTGCTGGTAAACTGTGCGAATCCGGTGATAAACTGATTGTGGATGCCCCACTTCAAAAAGCGGAACCAGGCGATATTCTTGCGATTTTCTGTACTGGCGCTTACGGATATTCAATGGCATCCAATTACAACCGCGTACCGAGACCTGCAGTTGTTTTTGTGGAAAACGGGAAACATCAATTGGCCATTCGCAGAGAAAGTTACGACGATCTCATCTTAAACGATATGGAATATCAATTAAATAAGGTGAATCAACTGTGA
- a CDS encoding GNAT family N-acetyltransferase — protein sequence MLVRYKKSLEKIAMGLLSFMPQQKDVKKLMETMQSYEQEDNWQLYLWKNNDEYVGIVGVVVEDSVATVQHITVVPSYRGEGIAKKMLKELIDSGKFTEIKACEETEPFVNKCLYSIKEADGN from the coding sequence ATGTTAGTTCGTTATAAAAAATCACTCGAAAAAATAGCGATGGGATTACTTTCGTTTATGCCGCAGCAGAAAGATGTCAAAAAGCTGATGGAAACAATGCAGTCCTACGAACAAGAAGACAATTGGCAATTATATTTATGGAAAAATAATGACGAGTATGTTGGTATTGTTGGGGTTGTGGTGGAAGATTCTGTTGCGACGGTCCAACATATCACGGTCGTTCCTTCCTACCGCGGTGAAGGAATCGCGAAGAAAATGCTGAAGGAACTCATCGATTCCGGAAAATTTACGGAAATTAAAGCATGCGAAGAAACAGAACCTTTTGTTAATAAATGCTTATATAGCATAAAAGAGGCAGACGGAAATTAA
- a CDS encoding DUF309 domain-containing protein gives MHPLFHPSFIDFCAYFNGNQDYFECHEVLEDYWKTIAPGNKAHPLVGYIQMATGLYHWRRNNWEGASRIMRKAYEKFLSNPNHPFFDYIDFRQLCNDCLKTIAAIENKQPFQPFSIKVTNTVLEERINEKIESLPVLSTKYLLHKHMLRDRSDILRKREEKRNGRR, from the coding sequence ATGCACCCTTTATTTCATCCGTCATTTATCGATTTTTGCGCATATTTCAATGGTAATCAAGATTATTTTGAATGTCACGAAGTTTTAGAGGATTATTGGAAGACCATCGCACCTGGAAATAAAGCGCATCCCCTCGTTGGATATATCCAAATGGCCACCGGATTGTACCATTGGCGCAGAAATAATTGGGAAGGCGCATCCAGAATCATGAGAAAGGCTTATGAAAAGTTCTTGTCCAATCCAAACCATCCATTTTTTGATTATATCGATTTTCGGCAATTATGTAATGATTGTTTGAAAACAATTGCGGCGATCGAAAACAAACAGCCATTTCAACCTTTTTCAATCAAAGTGACAAACACGGTTTTGGAAGAGCGAATCAATGAAAAAATTGAATCCCTTCCCGTGTTGTCCACGAAGTATCTTCTTCATAAGCATATGCTGCGCGATCGTTCAGATATTCTCAGAAAGAGGGAAGAAAAAAGAAATGGCAGACGTTAA
- a CDS encoding segregation/condensation protein A, translating to MYEVKLDAFQGPLDLLLHLIQRLEIDIYDIPMAELTAQYMEHVRAMKVLELEEASEYLVMAATLLAIKSRMLLPIHEGEMEEAEFELDEPDPREELVLKLIEYKKFKEAATQLRQMEENRPENFTKPPSDLSPYMPDEQLALFNAEVNVYDLLYAFQKMLRRKQLRKPLKTTVKKQEIPVKDQMFKVVDILKKRGGKSSFFELFPYEDKATIIVTFLSLLELMKRQIVFVEQENNFEDLTVILQKEELTGELEDFDEQD from the coding sequence ATGTATGAAGTAAAATTGGATGCTTTTCAAGGTCCGCTTGATTTATTATTGCACTTAATTCAGCGTTTGGAAATTGATATATATGATATACCGATGGCGGAATTGACCGCCCAATATATGGAGCATGTCCGGGCAATGAAAGTGTTGGAGCTGGAAGAAGCCAGCGAATATTTGGTGATGGCAGCCACACTCCTCGCAATCAAGAGCCGAATGCTGCTTCCGATCCATGAAGGGGAAATGGAGGAGGCGGAATTTGAGTTGGATGAACCGGACCCTAGGGAAGAATTGGTATTAAAGCTGATTGAATATAAAAAGTTTAAAGAAGCGGCCACCCAATTGAGACAGATGGAGGAAAACCGGCCGGAAAACTTTACGAAACCGCCAAGCGACCTTTCCCCATATATGCCGGATGAGCAGCTTGCATTGTTCAATGCGGAAGTCAATGTTTACGATCTGCTTTACGCTTTTCAAAAAATGCTAAGGAGAAAACAATTGCGGAAACCGTTGAAAACAACGGTGAAGAAACAGGAAATTCCGGTAAAGGACCAAATGTTCAAAGTGGTGGATATATTGAAAAAAAGGGGAGGCAAATCCAGCTTCTTTGAACTTTTCCCATACGAAGATAAAGCAACTATCATTGTAACCTTCTTATCCTTGTTGGAACTGATGAAACGACAAATCGTTTTTGTCGAACAGGAAAATAACTTTGAAGATTTGACCGTGATACTGCAGAAGGAGGAACTGACAGGTGAACTCGAAGATTTTGATGAGCAGGATTGA
- the scpB gene encoding SMC-Scp complex subunit ScpB yields MSRIEALLFVVGDEGLTVKQLADLLDVGEVDIEAGLSELKTHYENNAASGLTIKQLADTYLLTTKPELANTIKKLVENPNSSVLSTASLEVLAIIAYKQPITRAEIEDLRGVKSERPIQTLISRGLIREVGRAEGTGRAILYGTTKEFLNYFGISELSELPPLPEGNMEDENEHTDLFMTKFQEVFQNENQ; encoded by the coding sequence ATGAGCAGGATTGAAGCATTATTGTTCGTAGTAGGAGACGAAGGATTGACGGTCAAACAACTGGCGGATTTATTGGATGTGGGAGAAGTGGATATAGAAGCGGGGCTGAGCGAATTAAAAACCCACTATGAAAATAATGCTGCATCGGGCCTTACCATTAAACAATTGGCGGATACATACTTATTAACAACAAAACCAGAATTGGCAAACACAATCAAAAAATTGGTCGAAAATCCGAACAGTAGTGTATTGTCAACCGCATCATTGGAAGTTTTGGCCATCATCGCCTACAAACAGCCGATTACAAGGGCGGAAATCGAAGACTTGCGCGGTGTAAAAAGCGAACGCCCTATCCAGACCCTGATTTCCCGCGGACTCATCCGGGAAGTCGGACGGGCAGAAGGGACAGGACGCGCAATTCTTTACGGAACGACAAAGGAGTTTTTAAATTACTTTGGCATATCCGAGCTTTCAGAACTTCCTCCATTGCCTGAAGGAAATATGGAAGATGAAAATGAGCATACGGATCTCTTCATGACAAAATTCCAGGAAGTATTTCAAAATGAAAATCAATAA